In Ovis aries strain OAR_USU_Benz2616 breed Rambouillet chromosome 8, ARS-UI_Ramb_v3.0, whole genome shotgun sequence, a single window of DNA contains:
- the LOC121820202 gene encoding low-density lipoprotein receptor-related protein 11-like isoform X4: protein MASAAPEGAGSGRRRPPPRWALPGLLLLCLWLPGGRAAGSPSAPLSELHAQLSGVEQLLEEFRRQLQQERPQEELELELRAGGDPQEGCPGPRGGGYRARPDAIIRTKDSIAAGASFLSAPAAVRDWRQCLQACCLEPHCSVAVVELPGGPRPSGRARCYLFNCTWRGRSVCKFALHRGYSSYSLSRAPEGEQEGLEAGGPALARASPRLEKDEPPLSKAGQDVVLHLPTDGVILDGRESTDDHAIVQYEWTLLQGDPTVDMKNL from the exons ATGGCCTCCGCCGCCCCGGAGGGCGCGGGCTCGGGGCGCAGGCGCCCGCCGCCGCGTTGGGCACTGCCCGGCCTGTTGCTGCTGTGCTTGTGGCTGCCCGGTGGTCGCGCGGCCGGCTCGCCCTCCGCGCCGCTGTCCGAGCTGCATGCGCAGCTCTCGGGGGTGGAGCAGCTGCTGGAGGAGTTCCGCCGACAGCTGCAGCAGGAAAGGCCGCAGGAGGAGCTGGAACTCGAGCTGCGCGCAGGCGGCGACCCCCAGGAAGGCTGCCCGGGCCCCAGGGGCGGCGGCTACAGGGCCAGGCCCGACGCCATCATCCGCACCAAGGACTCGATCGCGGCCGGCGCCAGCTTCTTGAGCGCGCCGGCGGCCGTGAGGGACTGGCGGCAGTGCCTGCAGGCTTGCTGCCTCGAGCCACACTGCTCCGTGGCCGTGGTGGAGCTGCCCGGCGGCCCGCGCCCCAGCGGCCGCGCTCGCTGCTACCTCTTTAACTGCACCTGGCGCGGCCGCAGCGTCTGCAAGTTTGCGCTGCACCGAGGTTACAGCAGCTACAGCCTCAGCCGCGCCCCAGAGGGCGAGCAGGAAGGCCTGGAAGCCGGTGGCCCGGCCCTCGCCCGGGCCTCACCTCGCCTGG aaaAGGACGAGCCTCCACTCAGCAAGGCTGGGCAGGATGTGGTTTTGCATCTGCCCACAGATGGCGTGATTCTGGACGGCCGAGAAAGCACAGATGACCACGCTATCGTCCAGTATGAGTGGACACTGCTGCAAGGTGACCCGACAGTGGACATGAAG AATCTATAA
- the LOC121820202 gene encoding low-density lipoprotein receptor-related protein 11-like isoform X3, giving the protein MASAAPEGAGSGRRRPPPRWALPGLLLLCLWLPGGRAAGSPSAPLSELHAQLSGVEQLLEEFRRQLQQERPQEELELELRAGGDPQEGCPGPRGGGYRARPDAIIRTKDSIAAGASFLSAPAAVRDWRQCLQACCLEPHCSVAVVELPGGPRPSGRARCYLFNCTWRGRSVCKFALHRGYSSYSLSRAPEGEQEGLEAGGPALARASPRLEKDEPPLSKAGQDVVLHLPTDGVILDGRESTDDHAIVQYEWTLLQGDPTVDMKQNL; this is encoded by the exons ATGGCCTCCGCCGCCCCGGAGGGCGCGGGCTCGGGGCGCAGGCGCCCGCCGCCGCGTTGGGCACTGCCCGGCCTGTTGCTGCTGTGCTTGTGGCTGCCCGGTGGTCGCGCGGCCGGCTCGCCCTCCGCGCCGCTGTCCGAGCTGCATGCGCAGCTCTCGGGGGTGGAGCAGCTGCTGGAGGAGTTCCGCCGACAGCTGCAGCAGGAAAGGCCGCAGGAGGAGCTGGAACTCGAGCTGCGCGCAGGCGGCGACCCCCAGGAAGGCTGCCCGGGCCCCAGGGGCGGCGGCTACAGGGCCAGGCCCGACGCCATCATCCGCACCAAGGACTCGATCGCGGCCGGCGCCAGCTTCTTGAGCGCGCCGGCGGCCGTGAGGGACTGGCGGCAGTGCCTGCAGGCTTGCTGCCTCGAGCCACACTGCTCCGTGGCCGTGGTGGAGCTGCCCGGCGGCCCGCGCCCCAGCGGCCGCGCTCGCTGCTACCTCTTTAACTGCACCTGGCGCGGCCGCAGCGTCTGCAAGTTTGCGCTGCACCGAGGTTACAGCAGCTACAGCCTCAGCCGCGCCCCAGAGGGCGAGCAGGAAGGCCTGGAAGCCGGTGGCCCGGCCCTCGCCCGGGCCTCACCTCGCCTGG aaaAGGACGAGCCTCCACTCAGCAAGGCTGGGCAGGATGTGGTTTTGCATCTGCCCACAGATGGCGTGATTCTGGACGGCCGAGAAAGCACAGATGACCACGCTATCGTCCAGTATGAGTGGACACTGCTGCAAGGTGACCCGACAGTGGACATGAAG CAGAATCTATAA
- the LOC121820202 gene encoding low-density lipoprotein receptor-related protein 11-like isoform X1: protein MASAAPEGAGSGRRRPPPRWALPGLLLLCLWLPGGRAAGSPSAPLSELHAQLSGVEQLLEEFRRQLQQERPQEELELELRAGGDPQEGCPGPRGGGYRARPDAIIRTKDSIAAGASFLSAPAAVRDWRQCLQACCLEPHCSVAVVELPGGPRPSGRARCYLFNCTWRGRSVCKFALHRGYSSYSLSRAPEGEQEGLEAGGPALARASPRLEKDEPPLSKAGQDVVLHLPTDGVILDGRESTDDHAIVQYEWTLLQGDPTVDMKEWILNIRPDSVLDTAQRTWTLCWDVCIQVPEHPALCLSVFYIIFPFNCSF from the exons ATGGCCTCCGCCGCCCCGGAGGGCGCGGGCTCGGGGCGCAGGCGCCCGCCGCCGCGTTGGGCACTGCCCGGCCTGTTGCTGCTGTGCTTGTGGCTGCCCGGTGGTCGCGCGGCCGGCTCGCCCTCCGCGCCGCTGTCCGAGCTGCATGCGCAGCTCTCGGGGGTGGAGCAGCTGCTGGAGGAGTTCCGCCGACAGCTGCAGCAGGAAAGGCCGCAGGAGGAGCTGGAACTCGAGCTGCGCGCAGGCGGCGACCCCCAGGAAGGCTGCCCGGGCCCCAGGGGCGGCGGCTACAGGGCCAGGCCCGACGCCATCATCCGCACCAAGGACTCGATCGCGGCCGGCGCCAGCTTCTTGAGCGCGCCGGCGGCCGTGAGGGACTGGCGGCAGTGCCTGCAGGCTTGCTGCCTCGAGCCACACTGCTCCGTGGCCGTGGTGGAGCTGCCCGGCGGCCCGCGCCCCAGCGGCCGCGCTCGCTGCTACCTCTTTAACTGCACCTGGCGCGGCCGCAGCGTCTGCAAGTTTGCGCTGCACCGAGGTTACAGCAGCTACAGCCTCAGCCGCGCCCCAGAGGGCGAGCAGGAAGGCCTGGAAGCCGGTGGCCCGGCCCTCGCCCGGGCCTCACCTCGCCTGG aaaAGGACGAGCCTCCACTCAGCAAGGCTGGGCAGGATGTGGTTTTGCATCTGCCCACAGATGGCGTGATTCTGGACGGCCGAGAAAGCACAGATGACCACGCTATCGTCCAGTATGAGTGGACACTGCTGCAAGGTGACCCGACAGTGGACATGAAG GAATGGATTCTGAATATAAGACCTGACTCAGTGCTGGATACTGCACAAAGGACCTGGACACTTTGTTGGGATGTCTGCATTCAGGTTCCTGAACACCCAGCCttgtgtttgtctgttttttatataatttttcctttcaattgtAGTTTTTAG
- the LOC121820202 gene encoding low-density lipoprotein receptor-related protein 11-like isoform X2: protein MASAAPEGAGSGRRRPPPRWALPGLLLLCLWLPGGRAAGSPSAPLSELHAQLSGVEQLLEEFRRQLQQERPQEELELELRAGGDPQEGCPGPRGGGYRARPDAIIRTKDSIAAGASFLSAPAAVRDWRQCLQACCLEPHCSVAVVELPGGPRPSGRARCYLFNCTWRGRSVCKFALHRGYSSYSLSRAPEGEQEGLEAGGPALARASPRLEKDEPPLSKAGQDVVLHLPTDGVILDGRESTDDHAIVQYEWTLLQGDPTVDMKGIFPTRVSCIGGGATCNGSLLKDGCYLH from the exons ATGGCCTCCGCCGCCCCGGAGGGCGCGGGCTCGGGGCGCAGGCGCCCGCCGCCGCGTTGGGCACTGCCCGGCCTGTTGCTGCTGTGCTTGTGGCTGCCCGGTGGTCGCGCGGCCGGCTCGCCCTCCGCGCCGCTGTCCGAGCTGCATGCGCAGCTCTCGGGGGTGGAGCAGCTGCTGGAGGAGTTCCGCCGACAGCTGCAGCAGGAAAGGCCGCAGGAGGAGCTGGAACTCGAGCTGCGCGCAGGCGGCGACCCCCAGGAAGGCTGCCCGGGCCCCAGGGGCGGCGGCTACAGGGCCAGGCCCGACGCCATCATCCGCACCAAGGACTCGATCGCGGCCGGCGCCAGCTTCTTGAGCGCGCCGGCGGCCGTGAGGGACTGGCGGCAGTGCCTGCAGGCTTGCTGCCTCGAGCCACACTGCTCCGTGGCCGTGGTGGAGCTGCCCGGCGGCCCGCGCCCCAGCGGCCGCGCTCGCTGCTACCTCTTTAACTGCACCTGGCGCGGCCGCAGCGTCTGCAAGTTTGCGCTGCACCGAGGTTACAGCAGCTACAGCCTCAGCCGCGCCCCAGAGGGCGAGCAGGAAGGCCTGGAAGCCGGTGGCCCGGCCCTCGCCCGGGCCTCACCTCGCCTGG aaaAGGACGAGCCTCCACTCAGCAAGGCTGGGCAGGATGTGGTTTTGCATCTGCCCACAGATGGCGTGATTCTGGACGGCCGAGAAAGCACAGATGACCACGCTATCGTCCAGTATGAGTGGACACTGCTGCAAGGTGACCCGACAGTGGACATGAAG ggaatcttccccacccgcgtctcctgcattggaggtggagcCACATGTAACGGAAGCCTACTAAAGGATGGATGTTATTTACACTGA